In Engraulis encrasicolus isolate BLACKSEA-1 chromosome 24, IST_EnEncr_1.0, whole genome shotgun sequence, a single genomic region encodes these proteins:
- the wnt8b gene encoding protein Wnt-8b: MLMHFEVYYYIFILMTHVRSCCTWSVNNFLMTGPKAYLIYSSSVAAGAQSGIEECKYQFAWERWNCPERALQLSTHSGLRSANRETAFVHAISSAGVMYTLTRNCSLGDFDNCGCDDTRNGQRGGQGWLWGGCSDNVGFGEAISKQFVDALETGQDARAAMNLHNNEAGRRAVKGTMQRTCKCHGVSGSCTTQTCWLQLPEFREVGNYLKEKYQRALKVDLLRGAGNSAASRRAIAETFSSISRKELVALEDSPNYCLENRTLGLPGTEGRECVKKGKNLTRWEKRSCKRLCGECGLVVEERRAETVSSCNCKFHWCCAVKCDQCHKTVTKYYCVKKQGQKVKSIGRSSSSQRKSLRLRKTH; encoded by the exons ATGCTTATGCATTTTGAAGTCTACTACTACATTTTCATCTTGATGACTCACGTGAGGTCCTGCTGCACCTG GTCAGTGAATAATTTCCTGATGACTGGCCCAAAG GCCTATCTGATCTACTCCAGCAGTGTGGCTGCCGGGGCACAGAGTGGGATCGAGGAGTGCAAGTATCAGTTTGCCTGGGAGCGCTGGAACTGCCCAGAGAGAGCTCTTCAGCTGTCCACTCACAGCGGCCTCAGGAGTG CTAACAGGGAAACGGCATTTGTCCATGCCATAAGTTCAGCGGGAGTGATGTACACCCTCACACGAAACTGCAGCCTGGGAGACTTCGACAACTGTGGTTGTGATGACACAAGGAATGGTCAAAGAG GGGGTCAGGGCTGGCTGTGGGGAGGCTGCAGTGATAACGTGGGCTTTGGGGAAGCCATCTCCAAGCAATTTGTTGATGCCCTGGAGACGGGACAAGATGCACGAGCAGCCATGAATCTACACAACAACGAGGCTGGACGGAGG GCTGTGAAAGGCACCATGCAGCGGACGTGTAAATGCCACGGCGTCTCCGGCAGCTGCACGACCCAGACCTGCTGGCTTCAGCTGCCGGAGTTCAGGGAGGTGGGCAATTACCTGAAGGAGAAGTACCAGAGGGCCCTGAAGGTGGACCTGTTGAGGGGCGCGGGCAACAGTGCCGCCAGCCGGCGGGCCATCGCCGAGACCTTCAGCTCCATCTCCCGCAAGGAGCTGGTGGCCCTGGAAGACTCCCCCAACTACTGCCTGGAGAACAGGACCCTGGGCCTGCCGGGCACCGAGGGCCGGGAGTGCGTCAAGAAGGGCAAGAACCTGACGCGCTGGGAGAAGCGCAGCTGCAAGCGGCTGTGCGGCGAGTGCGgactggtggtggaggagaggcggGCCGAGACGGTGTCCAGCTGCAACTGCAAGTTCCACTGGTGCTGCGCCGTCAAGTGCGACCAGTGCCACAAGACTGTGACCAAGTACTACTGCGTTAAGAAGCAGGGACAGAAGGTCAAGAGCATcgggaggagcagcagcagccaaaGGAAGAGTCTCAGGCTCAGGAAGACTCACTAG